Proteins from a genomic interval of Fusarium oxysporum Fo47 chromosome I, complete sequence:
- a CDS encoding Alpha/Beta hydrolase protein, which yields MSPPGNLYVTMQPKPGLSLDQFHEWYNNEHGPTRLRLPQIFSNGLRYKATDGQEPTYLAAYDVTSMPHLETETYLTLRANRSPREAETIGQVDVKRYFWDLVHSNESDKFVPFEKLTDEEAEGLQTTAVTIELKDVEGAAEEYQKWLVEEHIPMLAKVPGWLRSRAFKTSYLEGQGKTTFLALHDYAKENGQGGEEHKASMNTPWRTKVFDKFVASKGRRTYSLFYVFGPAPRELEALSKLPSTAAFTSPDSKQSTTPGPNAAINSFVTTSDSLVIPYRLEGNPDPKAPTIAFTNSLLTSLHMWDPLVEILKRERPEFRILRYDTRGRHAVPQPPVAATVDRLTDDIREVLDALRITKLHTLIGVSFGGVTTLNFAIKYPERLQQFIACDFNPTSSAANTQAWKDRTALAEEDNGKGIEKLAGQTVQRWFHPSTNAETVKWMTEMVAANDVEGFRYSNTALWDYDLKPQMGGCKVRGLFVVGEEDAKGALVKAMDASKGLLGDNGAELKIVPQTGHLPMAENPQAFWEAVKEFL from the coding sequence ATGTCTCCTCCTGGCAACCTCTACgtcacgatgcagcccaaGCCTGGGCTGTCTCTAGATCAATTCCATGAGTGGTATAATAACGAGCACGGCCCGACCCGActtcgtcttcctcagaTCTTCTCCAACGGTCTTCGATATAAGGCGACGGATGGTCAAGAACCTACATATCTCGCTGCTTACGACGTTACGTCCATGCCGCACCTCGAAACCGAGACATACCTCACACTGCGTGCGAACCGATCTCCTCGAGAAGCCGAGACCATTGGCCAAGTTGACGTGAAGCGATATTTCTGGGACTTGGTTCATTCCAACGAGTCTGACAAGTTCGTGCCCTTCGAGAAGTTGACCGACGAAGAGGCCGAGGGTCTGCAAACTACTGCGGTTACAATCGAACTTAAGGACGTTGAGGGTGCTGCAGAGGAATATCAGAAGTGGCTGGTTGAGGAGCATATTCCTATGTTGGCCAAGGTTCCTGGTTGGTTGCGCTCACGCGCCTTCAAGACTTCGTATCTTGAGGGACAGGGCAAGACGACGTTCCTTGCCCTGCATGACTATGCTAAAGAGAATGGCCAGGGTGGAGAGGAGCACAAGGCCTCGATGAATACCCCATGGCGCACCAAAGTCTTTGACAAATTCGTTGCTTCAAAGGGCCGAAGAACATATTCTCTCTTCTACGTCTTTGGACCTGCTCCTCGAGAGCTGGAAGCGCTATCAAAGCTGCCCTCGACAGCTGCTTTCACCTCCCCCGACTCCAAGCAATCTACCACACCTGGCCCCAACGCTGCTATAAACTCTTTCGTCACAACTTCAGATTCTCTGGTCATTCCCTACCGATTGGAGGGTAACCCGGACCCCAAGGCTCCCACAATCGCTTTCACCAATTCACTGTTGACTTCGCTGCATATGTGGGATCCCCTCGTAGAAATCCTCAAGCGAGAGCGCCCTGAGTTCCGAATTCTCCGATATGATACCCGTGGCCGACATGCCGTGCCTCAGCCTCCAGTAGCTGCTACTGTGGATCGTTTGACTGACGACATTCGAGAAGTGCTTGATGCCCTTCGCATCACCAAGCTGCATACCCTTATTGGTGTTTCATTCGGCGGTGTTACTACCCTGAACTTTGCCATCAAGTACCCTGAGCGTCTTCAGCAGTTCATTGCTTGCGACTTCAACCCTACATCAAGCGCCGCCAACACACAAGCGTGGAAGGATCGCACAGCTCTAGCCGAGGAGGATAACGGCAAGGGTATTGAGAAGCTCGCCGGACAAACAGTCCAGCGATGGTTCCATCCCTCCACCAACGCTGAGACCGTCAAGTGGATGACAGAGATGGTCGCTGCCAATGACGTTGAGGGCTTTAGATACAGCAACACAGCCCTTTGGGATTACGACCTCAAGCCTCAGATGGGTGGCTGCAAAGTACGCGGCttgtttgttgttggagaggaagatgccAAGGGTGCTCTTGTCAAGGCTATGGATGCGAGCAAGGGACTACTTGGTGACAATGGCGCGGAGTTGAAGATTGTGCCTCAAACAGGACATCTTCCTATGGCTGAGAATCCTCAGGCTTTCTGGGAGGCTGTTAAAGAATTCTTGTGA